From Lytechinus variegatus isolate NC3 chromosome 16, Lvar_3.0, whole genome shotgun sequence, the proteins below share one genomic window:
- the LOC121430065 gene encoding uncharacterized protein LOC121430065 has translation MADSKQTPVKIIGWILPRTISTALCKCLSGIDGMEIWFERFSRAYSVKKEYEKQTGDKMPLEYEGNEDKVREAIKLFGRLSGMDLVPERVVYGNVKKDIERSTSRYLFAKEGYFVFEDKATRPYLPSGFKHVFFIRDPYRLFTSYRKAMYKHLATVGIRTGDPDDEEAFDIEYDDPIAKANEFYSATLDFFKYVRENLDPDPIVINANDLLADPAKVMKKFCHLTGLPYSDSLLHWDASPDITKTWKTASDDIIELSGAFFETAVFSDGFLPLKPTVPVEKMPRDVIRLSKQAMPYYEELNKLKI, from the exons ATGGCCGATTCCAAACAAACCCCGGTTAAAATAATCGGATGGATCTTGCCAAGAACCATCTCCACGGCTCTATGCAAGTGCTTGAGTGGCATCGACGGAATGGAAATATGGTTTGAACGGTTTTCACGGGCGTACAGTGTGAAGAAGGAGTACGAGAAACAGACGGGTGATAAAATGCCCCTGGAATATGAGGGTAATGAAGACAAGGTACGGGAAGCTATCAAGTTGTTCGGCCGTCTCAGTGGAATGGACTTAGTCCCAGAAAGAGTGGT ATACGGAAACGTGAAGAAGGACATTGAACGGTCCACTAGCAGGTATCTATTTGCCAAAGAAGGGTATTTCGTTTTCGAAGACAAGGCAACTCGACCGTACCTACCTTCGGGATTCAAACATGTATTCTTCATTCGGGATCCTTACAGATTATTTACTTCCTACAGAAAAGCCATGTACAAACACCTTGCAACCGTTGGTATCCGGACGGGGGATCCAGACGATGAAGAAGCATTCGACATCGAATACGACGACCCGATCGCGAAGGCTAACGAGTTCTACAGCGCAACCTTAGATTTCTTTAAATACGTTCGTGAAAATCTGGACCCAGACCCAATCGTCATCAACGCAAACGATTTGTTGGCCGACCCTGCTAAGGTGATGAAGAAGTTCTGTCACCTGACTGGTCTTCCTTACAGTGATTCCCTACTGCATTGGGATGCCTCTCCGGACATCACCAAGACCTGGAAGACAGCGAGCGACGACATCATCGAGTTGTCCGGAGCTTTCTTTGAAACGGCAGTCTTCTCAGACGGGTTTCTCCCGCTAAAACCAACCGTCCCGGTAGAAAAGATGCCACGAGATGTTATCCGACTATCCAAGCAAGCTATGCCCTATTACGAAGAACTGAATAagttgaaaatatga
- the LOC121430355 gene encoding uncharacterized protein LOC121430355 has protein sequence MADNDGEHQNVRIFLWHVPRTISTALTKCLSFMDGMEVWFECFTYCHVARENYIRATGECLPTEHDGNEETFKQAASILASAVGGKVEADRIVYGNIKTKMESSTSKYLLVKESVVSFSDDKVWQYLPKGFKHVFLVRDPYKVFSSYRKALYNHLVSVGLRKGDAADEREFDLKKDDIFVKNSNEYFSMMHSMWKSIRDSTDPDPIVINADDLLANPVEVLQKFCHLTGLPYSDSLLRWDAAPDITKTWKVASGDAIEKAVHFYGTAVTSSEFLPPKPPISKDRLSPDAMQFAKDSMHFFEDMNEFKI, from the exons ATGGCGGATAACGATGGGGAACATCAGAATGTGCGAATTTTCCTGTGGCATGTTCCACGAACGATCTCCACCGCCCTTACCAAATGTCTTAGTTTTATGGACGGCATGGAGGTTTGGTTTGAATGTTTTACATACTGTCATGTGGCCAGGGAAAATTATATTCGAGCTACTGGGGAATGTTTACCAACGGAGCATGATGGAAATGAAGAGACGTTCAAACAAGCAGCATCGATCTTGGCTAGTGCTGTGGGAGGAAAAGTAGAGGCCGACAGAATCGT GTATGGCAATATCAAGACGAAGATGGAGTCGTCTACCAGCAAGTACCTGCTGGTAAAAGAGAGTGTCGTGAGTTTTTCAGATGACAAAGTCTGGCAATATCTACCAAAGGGCTTTAAACATGTCTTTCTCGTCAGGGATCCATACAAAGTTTTCAGCTCCTATAGAAAAGCACTATACAATCATCTTGTCAGCGTAGGTCTTCGGAAAGGTGATGCCGCTGACGAGAGGGAATTCGACCTGAAGAAAGATGACATATTTGTAAAGAATTCTAACGAGTACTTTTCGATGATGCACTCTATGTGGAAATCCATTCGTGACAGCACTGATCCTGACCCAATTGTCATCAACGCTGACGATCTGTTGGCCAACCCCGTTGAGGTGCTTCAGAAGTTCTGCCATCTGACCGGTCTTCCCTACAGTGATTCACTACTTCGTTGGGATGCCGCTCCGGACATCACCAAGACCTGGAAAGTTGCCAGCGGTGACGCTATAGAAAAAGCGGTTCACTTTTACGGAACAGCAGTAACCTCAAGCGAGTTTCTACCACCCAAACCTCCCATAAGCAAGGACAGACTGTCGCCAGATGCCATGCAGTTTGCAAAGGATTCAATGCACTTCTTCGAGGATATGAACGaattcaaaatataa
- the LOC121430329 gene encoding uncharacterized protein LOC121430329, whose protein sequence is MADREQTPKSPVKIIGWILPRTISTALCKCLSGIEGMEIWFERFSRAYVVKNEYEKQTGDKMPLEYEGNEDKVREAIKLFGRFIGTDSQLVPERMVYGNVKKDIKRSTSKYIFVKEAYLVFEDKATRPHLPSGFKHVFFIRDPYRLFTSYRKAIYKHLTNVGIRTGDPDDEEAFDIEYDDPIMKPNEFYSGTLEFLKYVRDNLDPYPIVINTNDLLADPAKVLKKFCHLTGLPYSDSLLHWDASPDITKTWKTASDDIMKLSIPFFETAVLSDGFLPLKPTVPVEKMPRDVIRLAKQAMPYYEELNKIKI, encoded by the exons ATGGCTGATCGCGAACAAACCCCCAAATCCCCGGTTAAAATAATCGGTTGGATCTTACCGAGAACTATCTCCACGGCTCTATGCAAGTGTTTGAGTGGCATTGAGGGAATGGAAATATGGTTTGAACGGTTTTCACGGGCGTACGTTGTGAAGAATGAGTACGAGAAACAGACGGGTGATAAAATGCCCCTGGAATATGAGGGTAATGAAGACAAGGTACGGGAAGCTATCAAGTTGTTTGGACGTTTCATTGGAACTGACAGTCAGTTAGTCCCAGAACGAATGGT ATACGGAAATGTGAAGAAGGACATTAAACGGTCCACTAGCAAGTACATATTTGTCAAAGAAGCGTATCTCGTTTTTGAAGACAAGGCAACTCGACCACACCTACCTTCCGGATTCAAACATGTATTCTTCATTCGGGATCCTTACAGATTGTTTACTTCCTACAGAAAAGCCATTTACAAACATCTTACAAACGTTGGTATCCGGACGGGGGATCCAGACGACGAGGAGGCCTTCGACATTGAATACGACGACCCAATCATGAAACCTAACGAGTTCTACAGCGGAACTTTAGAATTCTTGAAATACGTTCGTGACAACTTGGACCCCTATCCAATCGTTATCAACACAAACGATCTGTTGGCCGACCCTGCGAAGGTGCTGAAGAAGTTCTGTCACCTGACCGGTCTTCCATACAGTGATTCACTACTTCATTGGGATGCCTCTCCGGATATCACCAAGACCTGGAAGACAGCGAGTGACGACATCATGAAGTTGTCCATTCCCTTCTTTGAAACGGCAGTCCTCTCAGACGGGTTTCTCCCGCTAAAACCAACCGTTCCAGTAGAAAAGATGCCACGGGATGTTATCCGACTTGCCAAGCAAGCTATGCCCTATTACGAAGAACTGAATaagataaaaatatga